The Mastacembelus armatus chromosome 13, fMasArm1.2, whole genome shotgun sequence DNA segment TTTGGCAGTGCAGCCACAGTTTACCATCAGAGGTTCACCGCATCTTTGAAGTGTCAGTTGGAAGCCGGcgtgaactttttttttttttccactctcaTCTTTACGTGATTATGGTTTGAACAATTGGAAGTGAACGCAGCCTTAGTCAGGCCAGCCAGCTCGCTCAAAGTGGAAATGCATCATGGGAACAACCTCACACCTAAAAGTTGATTTGGCAGCTTTTAATTGCATATTGGTCTTATTATGCAGCTGCTTTTCCATCGTATTTGAGGATGGACCTGAGAGTCAACATCATTAAAGCTTCTGTGAAACAtgagtgttttaaaaaatgactctATCCTGTTTATCACTCACAGACTCCTTCCTGTGGTCGACGTCATACTCAGATCATTTAAGTGTTAGGTTCACAATATACGTGAAGTACTAGGACCGTAGCTGCTTCAGTAAAGCtgagtatcatctgcataaaaatgtTGTAGTGGTAATGTAGACTAAAAATAAGAAGGCACTGATCCCTGAGGCACCCCACAGCAGTTTGAAAGTACAGGACTGAATATACAGTGATCAGTGATGCTgccatctcatctcatcaggctcaaaacactgaaatatccTGAGGTTTTCTCTTGGTTCTGACAAATACTATGCTCGATCTGTCTCAGGTGCCATCTGGCCAGTTTCCTTTAGGATTTCACATTTTCTGGACTCAAGTCTGGACTCAAACATGCAACCCTGTACTAGATGATGTTTTATTAACTTTGATGTTTCTGTCCACCTGCTGTGTTTAACCTCAGAAAGGGATTTGATGTGTAGCTGCTGTTACAGGTTGTATTTAAGTGTTGCTTTGATGTTTCTTTAGGATTTTAACCactttattgatgaatttaatCAGTGGAAATATGTCTAAGAACTGTTGCAATTATTTAATGAATTGAGACTGAAGTGGACCAAATGACTCTCATGCGGCTGTTACATGACATCAGGTTCAGACTGAATGAGCAGGAGGAGGATTTGTGTCCTTACTGAGCAAACATTTCATTCCACACCATAACTAATGTGATACCACTGCTTAATAAAATGTCTTGATATACGTCAGTGTCTCACATTACtctgatgttcccacagtgtgaacagaccaaaccagatgttctcagatcagatctgggaacccagcagctttggaggaaactgtgcacaaatgtgtgtttgttgtctgtcagggacaacaaacacacaaacatctgatGGAAAACAGTTCTGGGATGTGGATGTGGATGAAAGTCTCAGACCGCTTTgctttttgcacactttgttttatatttaaatctcTGATGTGCATTTaaatctgaaacacacaaatatgcaggTTTATCAAAGTGAAACtcaaattataataaaataatgacgTATTAACAACACCATTATGTTAAAAGGCTCTGACTGAAGATGACGTCCGTACGTTGGTCCACTTGAGTTTAGTCTCAGGTCAACAAACAAATAAGGTGAATCTACTGACAAAGCCCTGATCTTTAATGAGTTTCAGTGTGATGACAGTGACTGAAAGTATTCAAATGTCTAACAGTCTGTCCACACCTCAAACGCCCCTCAGTCTTgtcctttcttcctctttcctttcttcttctgcggctcttcctcctctgctgttttcctcTTCTGCCTATTGTCCTCCACCTGCTCCATGGAGTCCCAcacttcatcctcctcctcctcctccttcacctcctgaGTCGCACCCTCTCCCTGCACATCCCCCCCTCCGTCCTCCAGGTCCCGGCTGGCCAGCAGGACACAGTTGAGTCTGGACTTGAGGTagactctgtgctgcagtttgcGGTCCTCCAGGCTGTGGATGCGGAGGAAGCGGTCCAGGCCACAGGACGCCACCACCGGCTGAGAAGGATGACACTGCAGCGCCCGCACGCCCCCCGCCAGCCCTTTCAGACAGCCGCGGACCACACCTTTTCTCAGGTCCAGCAGGGCGATCTGGCCGTGGGTGTTTCCCACCACCACTGTGTTGCCGGCAGCGGGGAGAGACAGAGCGGTGAGAGGGTACTCGCTGTACTCGGCCTCCAGGACAGGACGTTTCTGGGGGGAGGACGGGTCAAAGACGTGGACCTGGTAGGGACAGAGAAAGATGTTAGAGCTGCAGGAAGTATGTTCGGACTGTAGAGGGcagtcgggggggggggggggggggggggggtgtgtgtgtgtgtgtgtgtgtgtgtgtgtaataataatactttcTGTATTAACGCAGTAATTTAATGCATGACTTCATTAACTAGACATTAGGAGCCATTTTTACTCCCACTGCTCTCTGATCATCTGTGgctattttttgctttttttctgtttttagtgtttttatctGGCGGTTTCTTTGTAGTTTTGTAGTCATTTGGTTGACTTTCCAAAACAGACCTCAACAGTCCCTGcacaatgtttgtgtgttgatgcTTCACGTATCTGACTCTGGTgtgaaatcaaatcaaatgtatGCAGATCCACATAAAAGATCAGTGAACAGAGAACAAAATGAACAGGCTTTGTACAGCTTCATACAGGAATGTGCAGATTCTCACACTTTGAAACtataacaaattaaataaacatttaactttATAGAAATCAGACGTTTCTGTTCTAGTATTTCGGTGTCAGCAGATTCCTCTGGGTGATGCTGTTGTTCTCTACAGAACGTCCCCTTAAACTGAGAAGCTCTTGAAGGCAAAGTTAAGTTTTTAAACCAGATAGTTCCCTCTCAGTTTCCTGTAAAGTCCACACTTTTTGAATGGACTCTGGCCCACCAGATCCGGAGCCCTTCTCTTGTTTTCCCACTTTAAGCAGAAGAGTGAGGACACACCTGATGGTAACCTGTGCAGGTGACCACTTTGTCTGAGTCCGGGATGAAGGCCATGTCTCTGACCCAGTGCGGCCGCCGTAGATCCAACCAATCGTCCCTCAGGTTTTTTGCGGTGAACACGGGTTCCTCGGGTCTCTCCAGGTCCCAGATCTTCAGTCCGTTCTCCTTCCCACCGGTAGCGACTTTGTGCTGGTGTACCGGGCTCTGCCGCATCCTGCACACGTTCTTCCCTGCGTCAAGTTCGATCACGGGATCGCTGCTGTCCTCCTTCCAGACCCGCAGCGTCCCGCACTCCCCGCAAGTTACCAGCGCGGATCCGCTGAGCACCGCCAGCCCGGTGAAGCAGCCCTCCGCGGGGTCTCCGCAGCACCGGGTCTCGGTGAAGGCGCCCTTCTCGGTGCTGAAGGTCTTCACGGTCCCGTCCACGGAGCCCACAAGCAGTTCGGTCTCCGCCGGGTCCCCCCAGCACAGCGCGCGGACCTCCTGGTCGCGGCTCAGGTGGCTCGTGTTGCAGAAGTTGAAGGCCTGTTTCCGGGACAGACTGACCCCCTTCAAGATTCCGGTCTCGGAGCCCAGCCACACGGAGCACAATTGGCTCCGGTCCCCCATCAGTACGGATTTAAACAGACCAAAAACCTGATATAAACTCAGTCTTAAGTGGCTCCGAGTCCTGGTCCGGGACACACGCGTTTCCTTCGTGGAGTGTGTCGCGTGTCAATGACGTCACTGTGAAGTctaatttttttcttctatattttattgatgaaattttatagaaaaaaaaccctttaaagACTTTTAGTGTGTAATTTAAAATCCGTTTCACGGTGAAAGAAGGGtggaaataatatatatataatatatattataataatatataatatataattcttctcatcattatttttatcagtAGTAGTcgaataaatgtatatttaatgtatatttaCAGGTGTGTAAACAATATTTATTAGGTTGGACATCAGCGTTAGCCATTGGAACATTTATTTAAGGATTAATACTTTCACAACTGTTCAATTAAGAACTTCAGCATTTACATCCCTGGCGttttgtacaaaaacaaacaattgttTGTACACTGGAATGTTCGTtaataaagtttcatttgaaaagTGGATTTACGTCACTGCGGCTAGTGATGGCAAAATCGAAGCTTTATGAAGCACTGAACCACTTTGAGACAACTGCCCTGAAAACGACACACTGCTTCGAAGCATTTGATACAGTCAGAAGagtgacatctgctggctggctttgagaactgcatctgagcGGATGTCCTGACAAGGCCTCACTGCTTCAGGCTGTAATGGATCTCACATTCTATCTTTCTCTGAGGCTTTAATAGaagttattttgtcaaaggtgtgtcattgtttttgtctttgcataatgcaatatttaaagatgtttgtacAACAGGCAGCCTTGAGGCAAATATGCGTAATAGTAAAATTGTATTGGTAGTATTTTGATGCTTAtgcttattttttatattataaatggggtatttcagtgactttggcatttgtgtgggttcaaagattttatttagaaaaagaattatttctacagttttaatctaatttaatgatctaatttaatggttttaatCTGCTCCTTTTGTGGCTCACTATCTCTCCAGCTTTGGAGAAGACCTGCTTGCATGGCATGTGAAGGTATCTCGGCCATCCGAAAAAGATGGGGATACATAGCTGCACATGTAGCCCAGGAATTGAGTGGGTCTTCTTCTCTGGAATAGGTAGGGTTCAGACAGGTATCTCTGGATTTCCAGTTGCATCTGCTGTTGCACTATGTGATTTTTGAGTGGCacctaaaataaaaaggaagtcagtaattttttttgcataacAAAATGATACTTATGTTAATAATTCTAACCAACTCGGCTGTCCAAAAGATCCCACAGGCTGTCCTGAACTCCTGCCTCAGGCCCAGGTTCTTCCTCTGGTGCTGACTAATGAAGTGTATTACATTCATTCAtaatctatacctgcttattattTGAAGTTGAttacattcaaatataatttgtgtGTACAACTATGTAAAAGACAATGGTAATAGTCTCCACCAGCAGTAGAAGCAGCACTTGACCTTTTTGGGGGTAATCAAATCAAAGTGCTCCCAGGCACATGATCATGCTGTTTTTGGCATTGGTTCTTCCTCCATGTCCCTTCCTCACTGCCACTCACTGGCTCACTCAGTCACTcacctttcacacacagaatCTCACACAACTCTTTCAGTCCCTCAACTCATTCTCTGACTTACCTATCTATTACTAAACCTACTATGTTTCTATGTCTGTCTGGTGTTTGAATaagtgtggtggtggtgtgtgtatgtgttattcagtgtttgtaacTAAACTTAGTATACCTAAACCTAAATATATACCTAAACCTAAATGTAAACTAACACTCTCCCTGACTACAATTCAAATGGCAATAATAATGTCTCTATCAATCTCCTAATCTCAAAAAACCCACGGTTTGAGCAGTGACTCAGACCTTTTAAAGCCTTGACATATTGAAAATCTCAGCTCCTTCTAAATAGCCGCGAAGCAACTCGGAACGTCATGTGATGTAAGGAGGCCTCGCTCGCATCGGTCACGTGATTTTGGGCATGTTGAAATCGAAACGTTGCTTAGCGACACTTCCGGTTCAAAAGATCGATACTGTGTCGAGCAGACGGGCTCGAGCGTCCCATCTCTAACTGTGGTAGGAACGCATGCGCATGCGTATGTGCATGTGAAGACAGTGACGCCATTTTGGATCTgttgctaacgttagctaaccgCAGCGGAACAACGCAGTGTTACTTTGCGTTTCTGTTTCCGCAATAACGAACAAAGCAGTGAGAACGGAAAAGGCAGCGTGAACGGAAAGTGGTTCCGGTGTTCATACCCGAGTTCGAGTCCGTCTTTGTCCGAGGATGGACGGAGAAGAGGAGGAATTCATGTCCGTGGGCCGCTCCGGTAATACCCGCTGtgctttgtttgctgtttgatgGTTCACTTTACTCACCGTCACTGGGACCcgattaaattaaattaacgAGCAGAATTTACCGAATTTATTTAGTCTCCTAACTGTGCGGGTTTTGTAACAGAAGCGGGATTCTGGTTCGGTACGAGTGTTAATTCGTAACAACCAAGACATTAGTCCGTTTTAGGAGCTTCACAGCTTTTTTTAGTCCCATTCATCCACTAAAGTCTTTATTAATAAGGGGTTGGTTTATTTTCAGGATGGGTCCCAATCCGAGTCGAACCCGGCAGTAAGTTATCGATTAGCCTCGTGCTAATGTGAATAATAACCAATAAAACTTAATGAATCGTTGACCATGTGTGATTTTACTGAAGGGACGCTGTGCCGAATTACTAAGGAGGTCCTCTAGTTTACTCTGCTCTGTGGTTTATGTACCCATAACCTTTAAAGTGCTTGGCATTTGACAAAGAggttgtatttttgtttgtaaagTAGATTTTCTTCCTGATTAGTGACCTGTTCAGGTGAGCACTTTGACACAGCTAAAGGCCCAGTTTGACTGCAACAGGTTCATGTTCCTACGGCTCCTAGCTTCTTCAGATGGTAATGATGATTGATGACTGTCTTCAGCTGTAGACAACATTACAGTCAGCTTTGAATCTGCTGCTTGTGTGCCGACGCTAGTTCTTGTCTGAGGAAAATACATGAACCACAGCTCGTCTTGAAACTGAAAGTCAGTGGCCTCTGACTTAACACCATGTGGAGTTGAGGTTTATTCAGAGTTTGTTGGTTGTTACTAAAAACTTAAAAACGAAACCCATGCCACTATTGGCTTATTAATAACAAATTACCCAAGTTTTGAATGGAGTTTGGTGTACAGGCTGTACAAGAACCTgcaatttttctgttttaagaGAATCTTCCCACTAAAAGCATCACAGTGCAGATATACCTGTTGATGACACATCCAGGTGAGTATATTGTAAGAGTCCAAGATGAAAACCATGCCTCAGACCCAGTTCAACTGGTAGGACTGACAGCTTTCTGCTGTCTCCAGGTCCTCTATTCTCAGCCCTTGTCTTTCCACTTTGGAGGTTAAACCAACCTGTCTGTTTCCACCTACAGACCTTTGCAGAAACATGCTGCCATTTCAAAAACACTTATTTTAcacttcctgctgcttttccatcttaaagacacatttttcatcCCCTAAATCGCTGCAGTTGTTTGTCTAAAATCAGCAACGGATCCAGTGTGATgatgttaaaatgtgtgtttctgacatgTCCTTGTCCTGCAGACGATGGAGGCGGCACTCCAGTTCAGGATGAACACCCGGCGTCTGATGCAGAGGAGATGAAGAGCGACAGACATCAGTCAGAGGTCAGATATCAGGGgttttttgttgctgctttgaTGGTTGGTCTGCTGGGCTTTATTGTCTCAGCAGGAGATATTCACATAGCATTTAACGAATTCCTTGCACAAAATTATTTGTTACCATGCTCCATTCCAATATAGTAAAAAGAGAAGGTAATAAAATCTCTTATCttatacaataataataataatagacaCTACGTATCTACTTAAATTATGAATATTAGTGAATATAAAGATTGAACACGTTAAAATTATGTACAGCATCAATCATTCGACAGGTTGATTCTCAGAGCTGATCAGACTGGCACTGGCTTTTGGAGTCAAACCCATATTTgataaatattttgtgtaaagTTAGAAAGTTAAAGTGAAGACATCCCGgttttctgtcttcagtctGACTGTTAACTCATTCAGGTCctagtgtttttgtctctgtttcatcAGGACGACGGCAGTAATGATGAGGACACTGTCCATGCCATGGAGACCAGCGGGGCAGCCAGTGGCTCTGACCATGAGTACCATGACTCGGAGGCCGAGGGCCACGATGATAATGACAAAAGCGACTCAGAAGTGGAGGCTCCGCATCCTGCCGACAGCGACGACAATTCTCCGGTGAAACGCAGAATGAGCGGCTCAGACAATGAGTCGTTGTCACCAGTTAAACA contains these protein-coding regions:
- the wdr74 gene encoding WD repeat-containing protein 74, which translates into the protein MGDRSQLCSVWLGSETGILKGVSLSRKQAFNFCNTSHLSRDQEVRALCWGDPAETELLVGSVDGTVKTFSTEKGAFTETRCCGDPAEGCFTGLAVLSGSALVTCGECGTLRVWKEDSSDPVIELDAGKNVCRMRQSPVHQHKVATGGKENGLKIWDLERPEEPVFTAKNLRDDWLDLRRPHWVRDMAFIPDSDKVVTCTGYHQVHVFDPSSPQKRPVLEAEYSEYPLTALSLPAAGNTVVVGNTHGQIALLDLRKGVVRGCLKGLAGGVRALQCHPSQPVVASCGLDRFLRIHSLEDRKLQHRVYLKSRLNCVLLASRDLEDGGGDVQGEGATQEVKEEEEEDEVWDSMEQVEDNRQKRKTAEEEEPQKKKGKRKKGQD